The Rhodothermales bacterium DNA segment GAGCTCCTCTGGAGGCCTCGAGTACGACATCTACCGGCTCATTTCCTTTCCTGGCAGCCGCCACCAGCAGCCGCGATGCCGGCGACTCCTCGGTCGCAAAACCGACCAGCATCACGGCGTTCCGAGCGTCTCCGATCAGTCGCTGCGCCAGCTTGTTCGACAACGTGCGCTCGAACATCATTCCACTTGATACAACGTGTATAGCTGGCTGCGTGAGAACTTTTTCCTTGCCGGCGCGACCGCGCGGGAGGCGAAGCTGCTCCACGCCCTCCACCGTAAATTCCTCGTTCAGGCGAGGCGATACAAGCCGTGTACGATCGTAAAGCTCGGCGACAGCGCGCATGGATCCAGCGGTATAGACCGGGGCCTCCGCCGGCAGGATGCTCCGCTTCTTGAAGCGGTCGATAAGTGCCAGCACCTCCTGCGCTCGTCCGATCGCAAATACGGGGACGAGGGACGACCCTCCACGATCCCACACCTCGCGCAACGCCTGCCCGAATCGGTCTTCCTCCAGCCGTCGTGTCGTCAACTCGGCCTCCGCATCACTGCCCAGCGTCGATTCAAGGACCAGCACGTCAACAGGTGACTCCGGGTAATTTCCCGCCGGCAAGATCGTCTGCGAGCGCAGGTTGGTGTCACCCGTGTAAAACACCCGCCGGGACTCGCCGTTGTCCCTAAATTCCAGCTCTACCCCGGCAGCGCCCAGGATATGCCCCGAGTGGTGCAGCGTCGCCGACACGTGCCCTCCGTTCCTGACTCCCCGCAGATCGAATGTTTCGCGGAGCTCGTGCGTCTGGTACAGGAAGCTCTGCATCTCCAGTTCCTTGTCGTCAAACATTGGGGCGTGAGTTGACGAACCCTCTCTGAGCCGCCTTTTCTGGAG contains these protein-coding regions:
- a CDS encoding MBL fold metallo-hydrolase; the encoded protein is MKFTSLGASDSIGASCHLIEASGTGVMLDAGVDPNEDGPAGLPRFDVVKKSTSAFVDHVIVTHAHHDHIGGLPILIREFPHAQVHMTRPTRDLAEFVLPASARLQKRRLREGSSTHAPMFDDKELEMQSFLYQTHELRETFDLRGVRNGGHVSATLHHSGHILGAAGVELEFRDNGESRRVFYTGDTNLRSQTILPAGNYPESPVDVLVLESTLGSDAEAELTTRRLEEDRFGQALREVWDRGGSSLVPVFAIGRAQEVLALIDRFKKRSILPAEAPVYTAGSMRAVAELYDRTRLVSPRLNEEFTVEGVEQLRLPRGRAGKEKVLTQPAIHVVSSGMMFERTLSNKLAQRLIGDARNAVMLVGFATEESPASRLLVAAARKGNEPVDVVLEASRGA